The Brachyspira hyodysenteriae ATCC 27164 genome includes a window with the following:
- a CDS encoding DUF362 domain-containing protein, protein MSKVAVIKCENYDLEEVKSSIKKAIDLIGGIDLFVKENDKVLLKPNFLAAETAEKSVTTHPVVFEAIVSILQEKTKNISYGDSPGIGKGSSVALKSGIDEIANKLNVKYADFEEPVGVTYEDGVQEKSFTIAKPIQEADVIISLPKLKSHALTTMTGAVKNQFGCIPGFRKAEYHLKLPDFEDFSTMLLDLNKLVNPKLYIMDGILAMEGNGPRNGNPRKVNALIVSSDAVALDYVASQIISFDYNTIPTLKMGFKHGFSDKEKIEVVGDGIESVKVTDFKKPHKGIGVGRSLMKLSRFPIIKRLFATIIPKPVIEKNKCVKCGVCVKVCPVTPLALNFDKKGKDYPPEYYYKNCISCYCCQELCPHKAIVLKRKF, encoded by the coding sequence ATGAGTAAAGTTGCTGTAATAAAATGTGAAAATTATGATTTAGAAGAAGTTAAATCGTCTATTAAAAAAGCTATAGATTTGATTGGAGGAATAGATTTATTTGTTAAAGAAAATGATAAGGTATTGCTTAAACCTAATTTTTTAGCTGCAGAAACTGCCGAGAAATCTGTAACAACTCATCCTGTGGTATTTGAGGCTATTGTATCTATACTTCAGGAAAAAACTAAAAACATTTCCTATGGTGATTCTCCTGGAATAGGTAAGGGAAGCAGTGTGGCACTGAAATCTGGTATAGATGAAATAGCAAATAAATTGAATGTTAAATATGCAGATTTTGAAGAACCTGTAGGGGTTACATATGAAGATGGGGTTCAGGAGAAAAGTTTTACTATAGCAAAGCCTATACAGGAAGCCGATGTAATAATAAGTTTGCCGAAATTGAAGTCTCATGCACTTACAACTATGACAGGGGCTGTAAAAAATCAATTCGGATGCATACCAGGATTTAGAAAAGCTGAATATCATTTGAAGCTTCCGGATTTTGAAGATTTTTCTACTATGCTTCTTGATTTGAATAAGCTTGTTAATCCTAAGCTTTATATAATGGATGGAATTTTAGCTATGGAAGGAAATGGTCCTAGAAATGGAAACCCTAGAAAAGTTAATGCTTTAATAGTGTCATCGGATGCAGTTGCTTTGGATTATGTTGCTTCTCAAATAATATCATTCGATTATAACACTATACCAACTTTGAAAATGGGATTTAAACATGGTTTCTCAGATAAAGAAAAAATAGAAGTTGTAGGAGATGGTATAGAAAGTGTGAAAGTAACAGATTTCAAAAAGCCTCATAAAGGAATAGGTGTAGGAAGAAGTTTAATGAAGTTAAGCAGATTTCCTATCATTAAAAGACTTTTTGCAACTATAATACCGAAACCTGTGATAGAAAAAAATAAATGTGTAAAATGCGGTGTCTGCGTAAAGGTTTGTCCTGTAACACCACTTGCGCTTAATTTTGATAAAAAAGGTAAAGACTATCCGCCGGAATATTATTATAAAAATTGTATTTCTTGTTACTGCTGTCAGGAATTATGTCCTCATAAAGCTATAGTATTAAAAAGAAAGTTTTAA
- a CDS encoding bifunctional metallophosphatase/5'-nucleotidase → MIKNNYTVLIFVLIIILSCQRNNILSPKESGNLIIIHMNDTHGKDEEENGKYGAARRAAYIKQVKSTNDNVLILHAGDTITGSILSAVLKGDDEVRIMNKLGVAAAAVGNHFIDYGLDNFNKIMEKRNFPTLSVNLKNKYYNSYYAKPYMVTNINRIKVAIVGVTVKNAGYNPQYSQNLVFEDEIQSLKKFISEIPLNTTNDVTILLSHAGYNVDIEIANAMPNTFDVIIGGHTHTVLYNANIVNGTPIVQAGSYGQYLGNINLYTDNGNILNFDYKLVPMDQKIKQDPDMLALVNEIKDEAVQLSSEKIGTLSEDLNYNVTTIRSKSTSLGNIVCDLILDSNQDTDKAEMVFINAGGIRAGLTKGNITLANIISVSPYDNEVILVTLTGKDILDLLKIACKKSAVIQGNSGGGFFQTSRGMEVLYNSSGDLISAKLNGSAISESRSYRVALSTYIYNGGDYVDASGKPIAQKGQNINMTGKDCRDDMISKIKSLGNINSSYIDNTVRINVQ, encoded by the coding sequence ATGATAAAAAATAATTATACCGTTTTAATTTTTGTATTAATTATAATCTTATCATGTCAAAGAAATAATATTTTAAGTCCTAAAGAAAGCGGAAATCTTATAATAATTCATATGAATGATACACATGGAAAAGATGAAGAAGAAAACGGAAAATATGGAGCTGCTAGAAGAGCCGCTTACATTAAACAAGTAAAATCCACTAATGATAATGTTTTGATTCTACATGCAGGAGATACTATTACAGGAAGTATTCTATCTGCTGTGCTTAAAGGTGATGATGAAGTGAGAATTATGAATAAACTTGGAGTAGCTGCTGCTGCTGTAGGAAATCACTTTATAGATTATGGACTTGATAATTTTAATAAAATAATGGAAAAAAGAAATTTCCCTACTCTTTCAGTAAATTTAAAGAATAAATACTATAATAGTTATTATGCAAAACCTTATATGGTTACAAACATAAACAGGATAAAAGTTGCCATAGTAGGAGTAACAGTAAAAAATGCAGGATATAATCCTCAATACAGTCAAAATTTAGTATTTGAAGATGAAATACAATCATTGAAAAAATTTATATCTGAAATTCCTTTAAATACCACTAATGACGTTACAATACTTCTAAGTCATGCAGGATATAATGTTGATATAGAAATTGCTAATGCTATGCCTAATACTTTTGATGTTATAATAGGCGGTCATACTCATACGGTACTTTATAATGCCAACATAGTAAATGGTACTCCTATAGTGCAGGCGGGATCTTACGGACAATATTTAGGAAATATCAATTTATATACTGATAATGGAAATATATTAAACTTTGATTATAAATTAGTACCAATGGATCAAAAAATAAAACAAGATCCTGATATGCTTGCTTTAGTTAATGAAATAAAAGATGAGGCTGTACAGTTATCAAGTGAAAAAATAGGTACTTTATCTGAAGATTTAAATTATAATGTTACAACAATAAGATCTAAATCTACATCTTTAGGAAATATAGTATGCGATTTAATATTAGATTCCAATCAGGATACAGATAAAGCAGAAATGGTTTTCATTAATGCCGGAGGAATACGAGCAGGATTAACAAAAGGAAATATAACATTAGCTAATATAATTTCTGTTTCACCATATGATAATGAAGTAATATTAGTTACATTAACAGGAAAAGATATACTTGATTTATTAAAGATAGCATGCAAAAAAAGTGCAGTAATACAAGGAAATTCCGGAGGAGGTTTTTTTCAAACATCAAGAGGAATGGAAGTTTTATATAATAGCAGCGGAGATTTAATATCTGCTAAACTAAATGGTTCTGCTATTAGTGAATCTAGATCATACAGAGTAGCATTATCTACATACATATACAATGGAGGTGATTATGTTGATGCTTCTGGAAAACCTATTGCTCAAAAAGGACAAAATATCAATATGACAGGTAAAGACTGCAGAGATGATATGATATCAAAAATAAAATCACTTGGAAATATAAATAGTAGCTATATAGATAATACTGTAAGAATTAATGTACAATAA
- a CDS encoding 8-oxoguanine deaminase has product MSSLFIKNASSIVTCDNNDTVHSSSNLFIENGVITYIGKETKEEKNADKVIDAEGCFVYPGLINTHHHLFQIFTRNLPQVQNMELFEWLTNLYEIWKNLNNDVVYYSSMTAMGELLKTGCTTCFDHHYLFPNNNAEGILDSQFAAAKDLGIRMYASRGSMDLSKKDGGLPPDSVVQSIDDILKDCQRVVEKYHDPSKYSMNMVALAPCAPFNVTGELLKQSAVLARDLKVRLHTHLCETKDEEVFVREKFNMRPLEYMESLGWVGEDVWYAHGIHFNEKELKYLADTKTGVAHCPISNMKLSSGVCRIPEMLELGVPVGLAVDGSASNDGSSLLEEMRVCYLLHRLNSSDKAPSAYDILKIATNGGAKVLGRDDIGSLEVGKAGDLFMIDMRKLEMVGANFDPKSLFGTIGWKNTVDYTVVNGKVVVEKGKIITIDEEKIYKLADDTENKYLSKSK; this is encoded by the coding sequence ATGTCTAGTCTATTTATCAAAAATGCTTCTTCTATAGTTACATGCGATAATAATGATACGGTTCATAGCTCTAGTAATTTATTTATAGAAAACGGAGTTATAACTTATATAGGTAAAGAAACAAAAGAAGAAAAAAATGCAGATAAAGTAATTGACGCTGAAGGCTGTTTTGTATATCCGGGACTTATAAATACTCATCATCATTTATTTCAAATATTCACTAGAAATCTTCCGCAGGTTCAGAATATGGAATTATTTGAATGGCTTACTAATCTATACGAAATATGGAAAAATTTAAATAACGATGTTGTGTATTATAGTTCTATGACAGCGATGGGCGAATTACTAAAAACAGGCTGCACAACATGTTTTGATCATCATTATTTATTTCCTAATAACAATGCAGAAGGAATATTGGATTCTCAATTTGCTGCTGCTAAAGATTTGGGAATAAGAATGTATGCTTCAAGAGGAAGTATGGATTTGAGTAAAAAAGACGGAGGACTTCCTCCTGATTCTGTGGTTCAGTCAATAGATGATATTCTAAAAGACTGTCAGAGAGTAGTTGAAAAATATCATGATCCATCAAAATATTCTATGAACATGGTGGCATTAGCTCCTTGTGCTCCTTTCAATGTTACAGGAGAATTATTAAAGCAGTCAGCTGTTTTGGCTAGAGATTTGAAAGTAAGGCTTCATACACATTTATGCGAAACTAAAGATGAAGAAGTTTTTGTAAGAGAAAAATTCAATATGCGTCCTTTGGAATATATGGAATCTCTTGGCTGGGTTGGTGAAGATGTATGGTATGCTCATGGAATACATTTTAATGAAAAAGAGTTAAAATATTTGGCTGATACAAAAACAGGTGTAGCTCATTGTCCTATATCAAACATGAAATTAAGTTCAGGAGTTTGCAGAATACCTGAAATGCTTGAATTAGGAGTGCCTGTAGGTTTGGCAGTTGATGGAAGTGCAAGCAATGACGGTTCTAGTCTACTTGAAGAGATGAGAGTATGCTATTTACTTCATAGACTCAATTCCAGCGATAAAGCTCCTAGTGCCTACGATATATTGAAAATTGCAACAAATGGAGGTGCAAAAGTTTTAGGCAGAGATGATATAGGAAGTTTGGAAGTTGGAAAAGCAGGAGACTTATTCATGATAGATATGAGAAAATTAGAAATGGTAGGTGCTAATTTCGATCCTAAATCTTTATTCGGCACTATAGGCTGGAAAAATACTGTTGATTATACTGTTGTTAATGGAAAAGTTGTTGTGGAAAAAGGAAAAATTATTACTATAGATGAAGAAAAAATATATAAACTTGCTGATGATACAGAAAATAAATATCTCAGTAAATCCAAATAA
- a CDS encoding DUF4253 domain-containing protein, with protein sequence MNEDIKFITDFLKCDYEILEGGLEDDTKIMECYKEHLEKGKKEGYTPLIIIPTDTLTEAIEIFLEDNDAEIEDSKKLINEYIEKSKEVNYKDYLHQNIEDIYDDKEYIEEIKKSFNAPIVEGFEVIDSFGSYYDYTLDDPVTVDLILAKITTNNPYELACYIPMGGFNDCPNPETQAAIFKYWYEKYNAYPAVVGYDIWELWIEKHPQTEEEARELAIEHYYFCLDRVDQYSENYDHGKLAGTLLKSDVWYFWWD encoded by the coding sequence ATGAACGAGGATATAAAATTTATAACAGATTTTCTAAAATGTGATTATGAAATACTTGAAGGTGGACTTGAAGATGATACTAAAATAATGGAATGCTACAAGGAACATTTAGAAAAAGGCAAGAAAGAAGGATATACTCCTTTAATAATAATTCCTACAGATACACTTACTGAAGCGATTGAAATATTTTTGGAAGATAATGATGCAGAAATTGAAGATTCAAAAAAATTAATAAATGAATATATAGAAAAATCTAAAGAAGTAAACTATAAAGATTATTTGCATCAGAATATTGAAGATATTTATGATGATAAAGAATATATTGAAGAAATAAAAAAATCATTCAATGCACCTATAGTAGAAGGTTTTGAAGTAATTGATAGTTTTGGTTCTTATTATGATTATACTTTAGATGATCCTGTTACAGTTGATTTAATATTAGCGAAAATTACTACTAATAATCCTTATGAATTGGCATGCTATATCCCTATGGGCGGATTCAATGATTGTCCTAATCCTGAAACACAGGCTGCAATTTTCAAGTATTGGTATGAAAAATATAATGCCTATCCTGCTGTAGTAGGTTATGATATTTGGGAGCTTTGGATAGAAAAACATCCTCAAACTGAAGAAGAAGCCAGAGAACTTGCTATAGAACATTATTATTTCTGCTTGGACAGAGTTGATCAATATAGTGAAAATTATGATCATGGTAAATTGGCTGGTACATTATTAAAATCCGATGTTTGGTATTTCTGGTGGGATTAA
- the ptsP gene encoding phosphoenolpyruvate--protein phosphotransferase translates to MPDKRTILNGNGVGDDVAIGNSFFYTPSLSTPIYKIEESDIEEEYKRFDEAVKKSINEIELLQNYVDNNIKNILHTHILMLQDRVITKQVKEEVKEKLFNIEHIYDTIISGYLDKLSSINNKMLSERSGDIIDIKSRLIRNLIQPDSGDYSQVPKDSIVIAKNLTPSDVLKFNNIGVSGFIVESGGYTSHAAILAKSFGITTIFNIADISSKIKNGKKIIIDCKSNIVIMNPSKRDVDNYTALSENIKKLKEKSILDAKEAALTKDNVEIKVHANIDIPEETESLLKFGIDSIGLYRTEFLYIFSDEGIATELPSEEIQFQVYKKIASKIKGKVIIRTLDIGGDKISPALGLDFKEDNPFLGWRAIRFCLSNKQLFKDQIKALLRASHYGNIEIMIPMISTIEEFIETKNFIEYIKDELKHENKNFNESIKIGALIETPSAAAIIDLIVKEADFLSIGSNDLVQYMMACDRTNEKLMYLYNPIDISVLRTLKRVIKIANENNKPVTLCGEMAGVPEYTPVLLGLGIRELSMSVTSVAKVKNIIRNISIEECEDLVNKMLEKCDNNFSKSILRSFLRKIYKINQ, encoded by the coding sequence ATGCCTGATAAAAGAACGATATTAAATGGAAATGGTGTTGGAGATGATGTAGCTATAGGAAATTCTTTTTTTTATACTCCATCTTTAAGTACTCCTATATATAAAATAGAAGAATCTGACATAGAAGAAGAATATAAAAGATTTGATGAAGCTGTTAAAAAATCTATAAATGAAATAGAATTATTACAAAATTACGTAGACAATAATATAAAAAATATTTTGCATACTCATATATTAATGCTGCAAGACAGAGTAATAACTAAGCAGGTAAAAGAAGAAGTAAAAGAAAAATTATTTAATATAGAACATATATATGATACAATTATATCAGGATATCTTGATAAATTATCATCTATAAATAATAAAATGCTATCAGAAAGAAGTGGAGATATTATTGATATAAAATCAAGGTTAATAAGAAATTTGATACAGCCGGATTCTGGAGATTATTCACAAGTTCCAAAAGATAGTATTGTAATAGCAAAAAATCTTACACCGAGTGATGTTTTAAAATTCAATAATATAGGTGTTTCAGGATTTATCGTAGAAAGCGGCGGATATACTTCACATGCTGCAATACTTGCAAAATCTTTCGGAATTACAACTATATTCAATATAGCTGATATATCAAGCAAAATAAAAAACGGGAAAAAAATAATAATAGACTGTAAAAGCAATATAGTTATAATGAATCCTAGTAAAAGGGATGTAGATAATTATACTGCATTGTCAGAAAATATAAAAAAATTAAAAGAAAAATCCATATTAGATGCTAAAGAAGCAGCATTAACAAAAGATAATGTTGAAATAAAAGTACATGCAAATATAGATATACCGGAAGAAACAGAAAGTTTATTAAAATTCGGTATTGATTCCATAGGCCTATACAGAACAGAATTTTTATATATATTTTCAGATGAAGGAATAGCTACTGAACTTCCTAGCGAAGAAATACAATTCCAAGTATATAAAAAAATAGCATCTAAAATAAAAGGAAAAGTAATAATAAGAACTTTAGATATAGGAGGAGATAAAATATCCCCTGCTTTGGGATTAGATTTTAAAGAGGATAATCCTTTTTTAGGATGGCGTGCCATAAGATTCTGTTTATCTAATAAACAACTATTTAAAGATCAGATAAAAGCATTGCTTAGAGCTTCTCATTATGGAAATATAGAGATAATGATTCCTATGATAAGCACTATAGAAGAATTTATTGAAACTAAAAATTTCATAGAATATATTAAAGATGAATTAAAACATGAAAATAAAAATTTCAATGAATCAATAAAAATAGGTGCTTTGATAGAAACTCCTTCAGCTGCTGCAATTATAGACTTAATAGTAAAAGAAGCTGATTTCTTATCTATAGGCTCTAATGATTTAGTTCAATACATGATGGCATGCGACAGAACAAATGAAAAGCTAATGTATTTATATAATCCTATAGACATATCTGTTTTAAGAACATTAAAAAGAGTAATAAAAATAGCAAATGAAAATAATAAGCCTGTAACATTATGCGGTGAAATGGCTGGAGTTCCGGAATATACTCCTGTATTATTAGGACTTGGAATAAGAGAGCTTTCTATGTCCGTAACATCTGTAGCTAAAGTAAAAAATATCATTAGAAATATCAGCATAGAAGAATGCGAAGATTTGGTAAATAAAATGCTTGAGAAATGCGATAATAATTTTTCAAAGTCAATTTTAAGAAGTTTTTTAAGAAAAATATATAAAATTAATCAATGA
- a CDS encoding 5'-methylthioadenosine/adenosylhomocysteine nucleosidase: protein MSDIKRIAIIGAMDSEITNFKGMIENIEEIEIANITYYKGTLCGKNIVLLKSGIGKVNAAIATTIAIERFNVEKIIFTGVAGSGNPDYDISDIVISKDLIEHDFDTSALDGDELTVLVKGYDKNYYPADASLIQLAKESAQKVITENKVYVDTIATGDQFVGDNNKVKQIHNKFKAGAIEMEGAAVAHAALMYKVPFVVIRSLSDKADSDAVVDFPKFVVKSAQNSMKIVVEMLENMK, encoded by the coding sequence ATGTCTGATATAAAAAGAATTGCCATAATAGGTGCTATGGATTCAGAAATTACTAATTTTAAAGGTATGATTGAAAATATAGAAGAAATTGAAATAGCAAATATTACTTACTATAAAGGTACATTATGCGGTAAAAATATAGTATTGTTAAAATCAGGAATCGGTAAAGTTAATGCTGCTATTGCTACAACTATAGCCATAGAAAGATTTAATGTAGAAAAAATAATATTTACAGGTGTTGCCGGATCTGGAAATCCTGATTATGATATATCTGATATAGTTATTTCTAAAGATTTAATAGAACATGACTTTGATACAAGTGCTTTAGACGGAGATGAACTTACTGTACTAGTTAAAGGTTATGATAAAAATTATTATCCTGCAGATGCTTCTTTGATACAATTAGCAAAAGAATCTGCTCAAAAAGTAATAACTGAAAATAAAGTATATGTTGATACAATAGCTACAGGCGATCAGTTTGTAGGTGATAATAATAAGGTTAAACAAATACATAATAAATTCAAAGCCGGTGCTATAGAAATGGAAGGTGCTGCTGTTGCTCATGCTGCTTTAATGTATAAAGTACCTTTTGTAGTTATACGTTCATTATCTGATAAAGCAGACAGTGATGCTGTAGTAGATTTTCCTAAATTTGTTGTGAAATCTGCCCAAAACTCAATGAAAATCGTTGTTGAAATGTTAGAGAATATGAAGTAA
- a CDS encoding aldo/keto reductase, producing MLNINFNNGIKMPILGLGLYKITDKKELENTIRWAIEAGYRKFDTAQFYNNEKELGEAIKQIGIKREEIFITTKIWNTKQGYNSTRKSFEESLEKLNMDYVDLVLIHWPGQNKERYLDTYRALENICQSKKAKSIGLSNFEIKNLKDIFAHCNIAPVINQIERHPNLQRNELIEFCKSHNIVVEAWSPLARGKLFDNKTIIDIAQKYNKTPSQIILRWNIENNISVIPKSSNKERIEENINVFDFQLDKNDIEKINSLENGFRVGPDPLTFDF from the coding sequence ATGCTCAATATAAATTTTAATAACGGTATAAAAATGCCTATATTAGGACTCGGACTATATAAAATAACAGATAAAAAAGAATTAGAAAATACAATAAGATGGGCAATAGAAGCAGGATATAGAAAATTTGATACCGCTCAGTTTTATAATAATGAAAAAGAATTAGGAGAAGCTATAAAACAAATTGGTATAAAAAGAGAAGAAATATTCATCACTACTAAAATATGGAATACAAAGCAAGGTTATAATTCTACAAGAAAATCATTTGAAGAAAGTTTGGAAAAGCTTAATATGGATTATGTAGATTTAGTTCTTATTCACTGGCCTGGTCAGAATAAAGAAAGATATTTAGATACATACAGAGCATTAGAAAATATATGCCAAAGTAAAAAAGCAAAATCTATAGGACTTAGCAACTTTGAAATAAAAAATTTAAAAGATATATTTGCACATTGCAATATAGCTCCAGTAATAAATCAAATAGAAAGACATCCTAATTTACAAAGAAATGAATTAATAGAATTTTGTAAGAGCCATAATATAGTTGTAGAAGCATGGTCTCCTCTAGCAAGAGGAAAATTATTTGATAATAAAACGATTATTGATATAGCACAAAAATATAATAAAACCCCATCTCAAATAATATTAAGATGGAATATAGAAAATAATATATCAGTAATACCAAAATCTTCTAATAAAGAAAGAATAGAAGAAAATATAAATGTATTTGATTTTCAATTAGATAAAAATGATATTGAAAAAATAAATTCATTAGAAAATGGATTCAGAGTAGGTCCGGATCCTTTAACTTTTGATTTCTAA
- the fliS gene encoding flagellar export chaperone FliS: MSSNNGYEKYKKVDVSTASQNRLIVMLYDGAIKFLETACAAMDKKHGTEEAHNNIVKAQEIIYELLSSLNYEAGDIAHRLASIYTYMNQKLTEGNISKTKPPLLEVIRYLKELKTAWEGVEEQMSRANTENKTSANNNNSKDNSSSSSNTDSKLNITG; this comes from the coding sequence TTGTCAAGCAATAACGGTTACGAAAAATATAAAAAAGTAGATGTGAGTACCGCTTCTCAAAACAGACTTATAGTTATGCTCTATGACGGGGCTATTAAGTTTTTAGAAACTGCTTGTGCTGCTATGGATAAAAAACATGGTACTGAAGAAGCACATAATAATATAGTAAAAGCACAGGAGATCATATATGAGCTATTATCTTCTCTTAATTATGAAGCCGGAGATATAGCACATAGACTTGCTTCTATATATACATATATGAATCAAAAACTTACAGAAGGAAATATATCCAAAACTAAGCCTCCTCTATTAGAAGTTATAAGGTATCTTAAAGAACTTAAAACAGCTTGGGAAGGTGTTGAAGAGCAAATGTCTAGGGCTAATACTGAAAATAAAACATCAGCTAATAATAATAATAGCAAAGATAATTCTTCATCTTCATCAAACACTGATAGTAAATTAAATATAACAGGTTGA
- a CDS encoding AMP-activated protein kinase subunit beta encodes MKKVYKLIALFIISSVVLLSCGEKDTETIEQYEARMNRLEILKYYNIQDVMPPRIVNDGVLFTFAENYDSVEISGDFNNWEDSIPLIKSSYGVYYYLWQYPLKSGKYSYRYRVNGVWINDPVNPNIEYDNNNQVVSYFVLTNDIGFYEKNPIYNSDGTVTFFYSNDTAKEVMFTSDKLGFDSLRYPMTYSNNLWVITLRAEVGNYYYNFVVDRIWEVDPLNMNVYKGSDGRLHSYTLINYNQTNKRMVY; translated from the coding sequence ATGAAAAAAGTATATAAATTAATAGCATTATTTATAATTTCTAGTGTAGTTCTATTGTCATGCGGAGAAAAAGATACTGAAACTATAGAACAGTATGAAGCTAGAATGAATAGGTTGGAAATTTTAAAATATTATAATATACAAGATGTTATGCCTCCAAGAATTGTAAATGACGGCGTATTATTTACATTTGCTGAAAACTATGATTCTGTAGAAATATCAGGTGATTTTAATAATTGGGAGGATAGCATACCGCTTATAAAAAGCTCTTATGGAGTTTATTATTATCTTTGGCAGTATCCTCTTAAATCTGGTAAATATTCATATAGATATAGAGTGAATGGAGTTTGGATCAATGATCCTGTTAATCCTAATATTGAATACGATAATAATAATCAGGTTGTAAGCTATTTCGTTTTAACTAATGATATAGGATTCTATGAGAAAAATCCTATTTATAACTCTGATGGAACAGTTACATTTTTCTACAGTAATGATACTGCAAAAGAAGTTATGTTTACTTCAGATAAATTGGGTTTTGACAGCTTGAGATATCCTATGACTTATTCTAATAATTTATGGGTTATAACTTTAAGAGCTGAAGTTGGCAATTACTATTATAATTTTGTTGTAGATAGAATATGGGAAGTTGATCCTTTAAATATGAATGTTTATAAGGGAAGTGACGGAAGACTTCATTCATATACATTGATAAATTATAATCAAACTAATAAAAGAATGGTATATTAA
- a CDS encoding flagellar biosynthetic protein FliO: MIKKISVIFLIIFSIALTQENTNYNDTNNAAATEENTNNTAAETNFFNATIDNTNNANEPAILQDIRNIQDRAEVSNGWMFIRAIIGFIVTLVGIYLVFIYLKNKSKKVSGSSDIIKVLATTPVATNRYISIIEIVEDMYLVSISDHNINLLSKIEDKETKDQIKMMYINSKNNTVDDSFKNIFNQTLSVFKQPKMKEKDPLKTTSEIRERLHDLNAENPTINNNEDDQNNK; the protein is encoded by the coding sequence ATGATTAAAAAAATTTCTGTCATATTCTTAATTATTTTCAGCATAGCACTTACTCAAGAAAATACAAATTATAATGATACAAACAATGCAGCAGCAACAGAAGAAAATACAAATAATACAGCAGCAGAAACTAATTTTTTTAATGCCACTATAGATAATACTAACAATGCAAATGAACCTGCTATATTACAGGATATTAGAAATATTCAAGATAGAGCCGAAGTAAGTAATGGATGGATGTTTATAAGAGCTATTATTGGTTTTATAGTTACTTTGGTTGGTATATATCTTGTATTTATATATTTGAAAAATAAGTCTAAAAAAGTATCAGGATCAAGCGACATTATTAAAGTGCTTGCCACTACTCCGGTAGCTACAAACAGATATATATCTATAATAGAGATTGTTGAAGATATGTATTTGGTTTCTATTTCAGATCATAATATCAATTTATTATCAAAGATTGAAGATAAAGAAACTAAAGATCAAATAAAAATGATGTATATTAATTCTAAAAATAATACTGTAGATGATAGTTTTAAAAATATTTTCAATCAAACATTATCTGTATTTAAACAACCAAAAATGAAAGAAAAAGATCCATTAAAAACAACTTCTGAAATAAGAGAAAGACTTCATGATTTAAATGCTGAAAATCCTACAATAAATAATAATGAAGATGATCAAAATAATAAGTAA